TCAGACCCCCGAGGCGAAGCCGCTGGAGCCCGGCCGCGAAAACCTGGCCATCCCGTATGAGAAGTACACGCTGCCCAACGGCATGGAGGTCATCCTCTCCGTGGACCGCAAGCTGCCCGTGGTGGCCGTCAACGTCTGGTACCACGTGGGCGCCTACGACGAGACGCCGGGCCGCACCGGGTTCGCGCACCTCTTCGAGCACATGATGTTCCAGGGCTCCAAGCACGTGCCGGATGACGTGCACATCGGCCTCTTGGAGCAGGCGGGCGCCACGGACCTGAACGGCACCACCAGCTTCGACCGCACCAACTACTACGAGACCGTGCCCAGCAACCTGCTGGAGACGGCGCTGTGGTTGGAGAGCGACCGCATGGGCTTCCTGCTGGACTCGCTCACGCAGAAGAAGCTCGATACGCAGAAGGAGGTCGTGAAGAACGAGCGCCGCCAGAGCGTGGAGACGGCCCCCTACGGCGAGGCGCAGGAGAAGGCGTGGCAGACGCTGTTCCCCGCGCCGCACCCGTACTCCGGCAACGTGATTGGCTCCATGAAGGACCTGGACGCGGCCACCGTGGACGACGTGAAGGGGTTCTTCCGCAAGTGGTACGCGCCCTCCAACGCGACGCTCGCCATCGTGGGCGACTTCGACCCCGCGAAGGCCAAGGCGCTGGTGGAGAAGTACTTCGCCACGCTGCCCTCCGGGCCCAAGCCCCAGCGTCCGGACGTGAAGCCGGTGAAGGTCACGCGCGAGACGGTCATCCGCCACGACGAGAAGGTGGCCACGCTGCCCCTGCTCACCATGTCCTGGCTCACCGCCCCGTACCTGAAGCCCGGGGACGCGACGGCGGACGTGCTCGCCACCGCGCTGGGCACGGGCCGCGCGAGCCGCCTGTACCGTCGGCTGGTGCTGGACAAGCAGTTGGCCCAGAGCGTGGACGCCGTGCAGCAGAGCCAGGGCGCGCAGTCCGTCTTCTCCATCGAGGCGGTGGCCCGGCCCGGCGTCACCACGGACACGCTGAAGAAGGAGATCGACGCGGTGCTGGACGAGGTCCGCAAGGACGGCGTCACGCAGGAGGAGATCGTCCGCGCGCGCACCCGCTATGACACGCGCCAGCTGGCGGGTCTGCAGGCGGTGGGCGGCTCCGGCAGCAAGTCCGACACGCTCCAGAGCTACAACCAGTTCGTGGGCGAGCCCAGCTACGTCGCGCAGGACCTGGCGCGCTACCAGGACGTGACCCCCGACGCGGTGAAGCAGTTCGCCAACGACGTGCTGCGCCTGGACGCGCGCGTCGTGCTCCACGCGGTGCCGTCCGCCGGCAAGGCCGCGCCGTCTTCCGCCCCGGGCAAGGAGGCCCGCTAGTCATGCACCGCCGAATCCTCACTGCCCTCCTCACGCTGTCCGTCGCCGGCTGCGCCACCACGAAGCCCGCGGAGACGCCGGCTGAAACGGCGCCGGCCGCGCAACCTCAAACCCAGACACCGGCTCCGGACGCGGAGGCGTTCCGCGAACAGCAGCCCAAGCCCGGCAAGCCGCCGGACATCGTGCTGCCCACGTTCGAGCAGGCGAAGCTGGACAACGGCCTCACCGTCATCGTCAGCACGCGCAAGGAATTGCCGCTGGTGTTCGTGGGCATCGCCTTCGCCGCGGGCGTGGCGCAGGAGCCCGCCGCGAAGCTGGGCATCGCGGACCTGTCCTACCGCATGCTGTTGGAGGGCGCGGGCAAGCGCGACACGGTGGCGCTGGACAACGCGTTCGCGGACCTGGGCGTGTCGCCCGCGCTGTCGGTGGACCCGGACGGCGCCTTCGTGGGCGCGCGCGTGCTCACGACCAACGTGGACGCGGCGATGAGCCTGCTGTCGGACGTCGTCCTGCGGCCCACCTTCGACGCCAAGGCCTTCGAGCGGCGCAAGAAGCAGCACCTGGGTGAGCTGGTGCGCCGCATGGGCGACCCGAACTTCCTGGCGCAGGAGGCCTACTACGAGGCCGTGTTCGGCGCGGACCACCCCTACGGCCACACGTCCGGCGGCACGCCGAGGACGGTGGAGTCGCTCACGCTGGCGGACGCGAAGAACTTCTACACGAAGAACACGGGGCCTCGCGCCGCCGCGCTCATCATGACGGGCGACGTGACGCTCCAGCAGGCGGTGGAGTGGGGGAAGAAGTACTTCGGCGGGTGGAAGGGCGGGGCCGTGGCGCCCAAG
The sequence above is drawn from the Corallococcus sp. NCRR genome and encodes:
- a CDS encoding M16 family metallopeptidase — its product is MKALAAAALFVGLPALAQTPEAKPLEPGRENLAIPYEKYTLPNGMEVILSVDRKLPVVAVNVWYHVGAYDETPGRTGFAHLFEHMMFQGSKHVPDDVHIGLLEQAGATDLNGTTSFDRTNYYETVPSNLLETALWLESDRMGFLLDSLTQKKLDTQKEVVKNERRQSVETAPYGEAQEKAWQTLFPAPHPYSGNVIGSMKDLDAATVDDVKGFFRKWYAPSNATLAIVGDFDPAKAKALVEKYFATLPSGPKPQRPDVKPVKVTRETVIRHDEKVATLPLLTMSWLTAPYLKPGDATADVLATALGTGRASRLYRRLVLDKQLAQSVDAVQQSQGAQSVFSIEAVARPGVTTDTLKKEIDAVLDEVRKDGVTQEEIVRARTRYDTRQLAGLQAVGGSGSKSDTLQSYNQFVGEPSYVAQDLARYQDVTPDAVKQFANDVLRLDARVVLHAVPSAGKAAPSSAPGKEAR
- a CDS encoding M16 family metallopeptidase, giving the protein MHRRILTALLTLSVAGCATTKPAETPAETAPAAQPQTQTPAPDAEAFREQQPKPGKPPDIVLPTFEQAKLDNGLTVIVSTRKELPLVFVGIAFAAGVAQEPAAKLGIADLSYRMLLEGAGKRDTVALDNAFADLGVSPALSVDPDGAFVGARVLTTNVDAAMSLLSDVVLRPTFDAKAFERRKKQHLGELVRRMGDPNFLAQEAYYEAVFGADHPYGHTSGGTPRTVESLTLADAKNFYTKNTGPRAAALIMTGDVTLQQAVEWGKKYFGGWKGGAVAPKPPPAPPAPPRQQVRVVAKPGLEQTVVLVGRPGLAAGHPDEYPLELATTVFGGFFGSRLNMNIREDKGYSYGANAHLGTRLGVGPLTAYAAVRQDVTGPALNEFIKELAGIKSNPITEKELAAAREGLIRAFPGAFETVEGLGGSAAQLYFHRRPMDEFKRTVEGLENASAAEVQRVAESYLDPANMQVVLVGDPLVIQEQVTPLNLGKLTLVETASSDKAPASK